From one Sardina pilchardus chromosome 6, fSarPil1.1, whole genome shotgun sequence genomic stretch:
- the hpn gene encoding serine protease hepsin isoform X2, translating to MTEKKKGSPGMTIFSPCRVAVAVSLTVVVLGGIGVAIWALVTYLSRAEDTGLYDVQVSSADKRVRVFDSAQRRWRHICSSSADQQLASISCEEMGFVRVVNFSSVQQSNEHDFFCVKENELTYGKKVSTALYPCECESGLVLTLTCQDCGRRSLTEERIVGGVDAKQGRWPWQVSLQYDNVHQCGGSIISDRWIVSAAHCFPERYRHVGRWRVVLGSIYKDPNHKNVVTAEVQTVVYHSSYLPFVDPNVEDNSRDIAVLALTTPLQFTDYVQPVCLPTHGQRLVDGQMGTVTGWGNTGYYGALAGILQEANVPIISDVVCNAPDYYDNQITTSMFCAGFEKGGTDACQGDSGGPFVTEDCLSKARRYRLAGVVSWGTGCAMAKKPGVYTRVTRFLPWISTAMRTHEGLPGVHKMARV from the exons Atgacagagaagaagaagg GAAGTCCGGGGATGACCATCTTTAGCCCCTGTCGCGTGGCTGTCGCTGTCAGTCTGACGGTGGTGGTATTAGGGGGCATCGGTGTGGCCATCTGGGCCCTAG TCACATATTTGAGCAGGGCAGAAGACACAGGATTGTATGATG TCCAGGTGAGCTCCGCAGACAAGCGCGTGCGAGTATTTGACTCCGCCCAGCGCAGGTGGAGGCACATCTGTTCCTCCAGCGCCGACCAACAACTCGCCTCCATCAGCTGTGAGGAGATGGGCTTCGTCAG GGTGGTGAATTTCTCAAGCGTCCAACAAAGTAATGAACACGATTTCTTCTGTGTCAAAGAGAATGAGCTGACCTATGGCAAAAAGGTTTCCACTGCCCTATATCCCTG TGAATGCGAAAGTGGACTGGTCCTTACTTTGACTTGCCAAG ATTGCGGTCGTCGTAGCCTGACGGAGGAGCGGATTGTCGGGGGCGTGGACGCGAAGCAGGGGCGCTGGCCCTGGCAGGTCAGCCTGCAGTACGACAACGTGCACCAGTGTGGAGGGTCCATTATATCCGACCGCTGGATAGTCAGTGCTGCCCACTGCTTCCCTGA GCGCTATCGCCATGTGGGGAGGTGGCGAGTAGTATTGGGCTCCATCTACAAAGACCCGAATCATAAAAACGTGGTCACCGCTGAGGTGCAGACTGTGGTCTACCATAGCAGCTACCTGCCCTTCGTCGACCCCAATGTAGAAGACAACAGTCGAGACATTGCCGTGTTGGCCCTCACAACACCTCTACAATTCACTG ACTATGTTCAGCCAGTGTGCCTGCCAACCCACGGGCAGCGCTTGGTGGATGGCCAAATGGGTACAGTAACAGGCTGGGGCAACACCGGATACTATG gagCTCTTGCCGGTATTCTACAAGAAGCCAACGTACCCATCATCAGTGACGTTGTGTGTAATGCCCCAGATTACTATGACAACCAGATCACCACAAGCATGTTCTGTGCTGGATTTGAGAAGGGCGGGACTGATGCCTGCCAG GGAGACAGTGGTGGCCCCTTTGTCACAGAGGACTGCCTGTCCAAGGCTAGACGCTACCGGCTGGCAGGCGTGGTGAGCTGGGGCACTGGCTGTGCCATGGCCAAGAAGCCTGGAGTCTACACCCGAGTGACCCGCTTCCTGCCCTGGATATCCACGGCCATGAGG acccaTGAAGGTCTTCCTGGGGTACATAAGATGGCCCGGGTGTGA
- the fxyd3 gene encoding phospholemman, protein MQSAMARMFAAIFFTLVSFVLAEERGPDKVEDDPFTFDYYRLRVGGLILAAVLCLIGFTILLSGRCRCKFNQDKRRRAGSSAAGQQMLNDAARASEC, encoded by the exons ATGCAGTCAGCGATGGCAAGGATGTTTGCAGCAATCTTTTTCACAC TTGTGTCCTTTGTACTGGCAGAGGAACGTGGACCAGACAAAG TGGAAGATGACCCTTTCACTTTCG aCTACTACAGACTTCGCGTTGGCGGTCTGATCCTGGCTGCAGTCTTGTGCCTGATTGGATTCACCATTCTTCTGA GTGGGCGCTGTAGATGCAAGTTCAACCAGGACAAGAG GAGAAGGGCAGGAAGCAGTGCTGCTGGGCAACAGATGCTCAACGACgcag CTCGGGCCAGTGAATGCTAG
- the hpn gene encoding serine protease hepsin isoform X1, which yields MARAVCLPVSRDRMTLSMGWHCCGGCSAPFALAPLKWRLCTIDPECPGCHAGNAELQELTLCCSLHICFTFFPVFKIDTYRSPGMTIFSPCRVAVAVSLTVVVLGGIGVAIWALVTYLSRAEDTGLYDVQVSSADKRVRVFDSAQRRWRHICSSSADQQLASISCEEMGFVRVVNFSSVQQSNEHDFFCVKENELTYGKKVSTALYPCECESGLVLTLTCQDCGRRSLTEERIVGGVDAKQGRWPWQVSLQYDNVHQCGGSIISDRWIVSAAHCFPERYRHVGRWRVVLGSIYKDPNHKNVVTAEVQTVVYHSSYLPFVDPNVEDNSRDIAVLALTTPLQFTDYVQPVCLPTHGQRLVDGQMGTVTGWGNTGYYGALAGILQEANVPIISDVVCNAPDYYDNQITTSMFCAGFEKGGTDACQGDSGGPFVTEDCLSKARRYRLAGVVSWGTGCAMAKKPGVYTRVTRFLPWISTAMRTHEGLPGVHKMARV from the exons aTGGCGCGGgccgtctgcctgcctgtgtccAGGGACAGGATGACACTTTCCATGGGTTGGCATTGCTGCGGCGGATGTTCCGCTCCGTTTGCTTTAGCTCCATTGAAATGGAGACTTTGCACTATTGATCCAGAATGTCCCGGGTGCCATGCTGGAAATGCCGAGCTGCAGGAGCTGACATTATGTTGTTCTCTTCATATTTGCTTTACTTTCTTTCCTGTTTTCAAAATAGACACTTACA GAAGTCCGGGGATGACCATCTTTAGCCCCTGTCGCGTGGCTGTCGCTGTCAGTCTGACGGTGGTGGTATTAGGGGGCATCGGTGTGGCCATCTGGGCCCTAG TCACATATTTGAGCAGGGCAGAAGACACAGGATTGTATGATG TCCAGGTGAGCTCCGCAGACAAGCGCGTGCGAGTATTTGACTCCGCCCAGCGCAGGTGGAGGCACATCTGTTCCTCCAGCGCCGACCAACAACTCGCCTCCATCAGCTGTGAGGAGATGGGCTTCGTCAG GGTGGTGAATTTCTCAAGCGTCCAACAAAGTAATGAACACGATTTCTTCTGTGTCAAAGAGAATGAGCTGACCTATGGCAAAAAGGTTTCCACTGCCCTATATCCCTG TGAATGCGAAAGTGGACTGGTCCTTACTTTGACTTGCCAAG ATTGCGGTCGTCGTAGCCTGACGGAGGAGCGGATTGTCGGGGGCGTGGACGCGAAGCAGGGGCGCTGGCCCTGGCAGGTCAGCCTGCAGTACGACAACGTGCACCAGTGTGGAGGGTCCATTATATCCGACCGCTGGATAGTCAGTGCTGCCCACTGCTTCCCTGA GCGCTATCGCCATGTGGGGAGGTGGCGAGTAGTATTGGGCTCCATCTACAAAGACCCGAATCATAAAAACGTGGTCACCGCTGAGGTGCAGACTGTGGTCTACCATAGCAGCTACCTGCCCTTCGTCGACCCCAATGTAGAAGACAACAGTCGAGACATTGCCGTGTTGGCCCTCACAACACCTCTACAATTCACTG ACTATGTTCAGCCAGTGTGCCTGCCAACCCACGGGCAGCGCTTGGTGGATGGCCAAATGGGTACAGTAACAGGCTGGGGCAACACCGGATACTATG gagCTCTTGCCGGTATTCTACAAGAAGCCAACGTACCCATCATCAGTGACGTTGTGTGTAATGCCCCAGATTACTATGACAACCAGATCACCACAAGCATGTTCTGTGCTGGATTTGAGAAGGGCGGGACTGATGCCTGCCAG GGAGACAGTGGTGGCCCCTTTGTCACAGAGGACTGCCTGTCCAAGGCTAGACGCTACCGGCTGGCAGGCGTGGTGAGCTGGGGCACTGGCTGTGCCATGGCCAAGAAGCCTGGAGTCTACACCCGAGTGACCCGCTTCCTGCCCTGGATATCCACGGCCATGAGG acccaTGAAGGTCTTCCTGGGGTACATAAGATGGCCCGGGTGTGA